A window of Gambusia affinis linkage group LG03, SWU_Gaff_1.0, whole genome shotgun sequence contains these coding sequences:
- the LOC122828829 gene encoding citron Rho-interacting kinase isoform X3, with translation MSQVEQEISLVQRKMSDLESVLQQKDIELKASETQRTILEQDLATYITECSSLKRSLEQARMEVTQEDDKALQLLHDIREQSNKLQEIKEQEYQAQVEEMRVSIRQLEEDLSAARRRSDLYEAELKESRQANEELKRKAADHQHRIQKAKEQGKAEVEETITKLEKASAEQQVKIQDLQEKLAKTSKASAEATDHLQSMKMAKERLERDLERLQNKEDSSDSLRRRLRETEDGRKTLENQVKRLEIVERRETKLKDELQSKSQQIQQMAEKILELEENLRETQSTAQRLETHLKQKEKLYEDKIKVLEAQMKADMADKEMLESSQSKYEEEVREKCSIISEQKATINAMDSKMNSLEQRIAELSEANKLAANSSIYTQKNMKAQEEMISELRQQKFYLESQAGKLEAQNAKLEEHLEKMSQQEQSNKSRVLELETRLREIGLENEEQKLEIKRQVTELTLSLQERESQITNLQAARHALESQLQQAKTELEETTAEAEEEITVLRAHRDEIQRKYDALRDSCAVITDLEEQLTTLTQENSELNRQNFYLSKQLDEASDEREDRLQLSQDVDRLRHEVADREMHLNNQKQNLETLKTTCTMLEEQVVELESLNDELLEKERQWEAWRATLEDEKSQAERRTREVQRLLDTEKQNRLRTEQRCSESRQAVEQAVKEHKAEILALQQALKDQKLKAESLADTLNDLEKKHSMLEMNARSLQQKLESERDVKQRLLEEQEKLQQQLDAQKTHIFRLTQGLQEALDQTDLLKTERTDLEYQLENIQLHLQAVYSHEKVKMEGTITQQTKLIDFLQSQAHGGSKKKKGLFGRRREDLLAAMAAQAQAQGQSQGQGQVSPVPSIQPVPLQYSDMKAALDKERARCSELEDALQKMRAELRSLREEALQYKDHGSTTNPAAARQQIIMSAMVKSPEHQQGPTGLAPSNSGRRKDTPTPEEYSRRLKDSQRDRERERERVLHHNTPHRFTVGLNMRAAKCTVCLDTVHFGRQAATCLECHALCHPKCSACLPATCGMSSDCSLHLSEGLCRDKGSSPGQQIKEAGGHMHLEGWMKQPRNGKRGQGWERKYVVLDGTKVSIYEIEPREDAVKPLEEFDLCLSEGEVMIHGAVGASELPNTAKSDVAYVLKLESRCHTPCWPGQAVYFMAPSFPDKQRWVAVMESAVAGGRGAREKAEADAKLLGNSLLKLEGDDRLDINCTLPLTDQIVLVGSEEGLYALNVIKNSLTHIPGLGSVFQIQIIKEQEKLLMIVGDERALCLVEIKRVKQSLAQSHLPSQTELAPYIFETVKGCHLFASGRVDNGPCICAAMPNKITILRYNDNLNKYCIRKEIETLEPCSCIHLTSYSIIIGTNKFYEIEMKQYVLEEFLDKNDVSLASAVFAASSHSFPIAILQVASSMQKEEYLLCFHEFGFFVDSYGRRSRTDEIKWSRVPLSFAYREPYLFVTYFNSLDVIEVQGHAAVCPAVLAHLDIPNPRYLGPAISSGAVYLASSYQSKLRVICCKGSLIRESGELQRTGSSRGSPSKRGPPTYTEHITKRLTSGPGSHDGLHREPSTPHRYREGRTEFRRDKSPAHPLDREKSPGRVLDSRRERSPGRFGDSTRLHAGSVRTQLAPVNKVWDQSSV, from the exons GAGTACCAGGCTCAAGTAGAGGAGATGCGGGTTTCTATTAGGCAGCTGGAGGAGGACCTCTCTGCCGCCCGTCGCCGTAGCGACCTGTATGAAGCAGAGCTGAAGGAGTCTCGACAAGCCAATGAGGAACTGAAGAGGAAGGCTGCAGACCATCAGCACAGGATTCAAAAG GCCAAAGAGCAGGGCAAAGCAGAGGTAGAGGAAACAATCACCAAACTGGAAAAG GCGAGTGCTGAGCAGCAGGTGAAGATCCAGGATCTGCAAGAGAAGCTTGCGAAg acaTCAAAGGCCAGTGCTGAGGCCACAGACCATCTTCAGAGCATGAAAATGGCCAAAGAGCGCCTGGAGCGGGACCTGGAGAGGCTGCAGAACAAGGAGGACTCCAGTGACAGCCTGCGCAGACGTCTCCGTGAGACAGAG GATGGAAGAAAGACTCTCGAGAATCAAGTGAAAAGGTTGGAGATTGTTGAGCGCCGTGAGACGAAACTGAAAGATGAACTTCAGAGCAAATCCCAGCAGATTCAGCAGATGGCAGAAAAGATTCTG GAGTTGGAGGAGAATCTGCGAGAGACCCAGTCGACTGCCCAACGGCTGGAAACCCAtctgaaacagaaggaaaagctctatgaagacaaaataaag GTGCTGGAGGCTCAGATGAAGGCGGACATGGCTGATAAGGAGATGCTGGAGTCCAGTCAGAGCAAATATGAGGAGGAGGTGCGGGAGAAGTGCAGCAtcatcagtgaacagaaggcG acCATTAATGCGATGGACTCAAAGATGAACAGCCTGGAGCAGAGAATTGCAGAGCTGTCAGAGGCTAATAAACTGGCAGCCAACAGCAGCATCTACACCCAGAAAAATAT GAAAGCCCAGGAAGAGATGATCTCGGAGCTTCGGCAGCAGAAGTTTTACCTGGAGTCTCAGGCCGGGAAGTTGGAAGCCCAGAACGCCAAACTGGAGGAGCATCTGGAGAAAATGAGTCAGCAGGAGCAGAGCAACAAGAGCCGCGTGCTGGAGCTGGAGACTCGGCTCCGGGAG ATCGGACTGGAGAACGAGGAGCAAAAGCTGGAAATAAAGCGCCAGGTGACAGAGTTGACCCTGTCGCTGCAAGAGCGGGAATCTCAAATTACCAACCTCCAGGCGGCTCGTCACGCTCTGGAGAGCCAACTGCAGCAGGCCAAGACCGAGCTGGAGGAGACCACTGCAGAGGCCGAGGAGGAGATCACTGTTCTCAGA GCACACAGAGATGAGATACAACGCAAGTACGATGCCTTGAGAGACAGCTGTGCA GTGATCACTGATCTTGAGGAGCAGCTAACCACTCTCACTCAGGAGAACTCTGAGCTGAACCGCCAGAACTTTTACCTGTCCAAGCAGCTGGACGAGGCCTCTGACGAGCGGGAGGACCGGCTGCAGCTCAGCCAGGATGTGGACAGGCTGCGGCATGAGGTGGCTGACCGTGAAATGCACCTCAACAACCAGAAGCAG aacctggagacTCTGAAGACCACGTGCACCATGCTGGAGGAGCAGGTTGTGGAGCTGGAGAGCCTGAACGATGAGCTACTGGAGAAGGAGCGGCAGTGGGAAGCCTGGAGGGCCACGCTGGAGGACGAGAAGAGCCAGGCTGAGAGGAGGACCAGGGAGGTCCAGAGGCTGCTGGATACCGAGAAACAGAACAG GCTGCGTACAGAGCAGCGCTGCTCTGAGTCTCGTCAGGCTGTGGAGCAAGCCGTGAAAGAGCACAAAGCTGAGATCTTGGCCCTGCAACAAGCCCTGAAAGACCAGAAACTCAAAGCCGAGAGCCTTGCAGACACG TTAAATGATTTGGAAAAGAAGCACTCTATGCTGGAGATGAACGCCCGGAGTTTGCAACAGAAGCTGGAGAGTGAGAGGGACGTGAAGCAGAGGCTGCTGGAGGAG CAAGAGAAActacagcagcagctggacgcCCAGAAGACCCACATATTCCGCCTGACCCAGGGGCTGCAGGAGGCTTTGGACCAGACCGATTTACTCAAAACAGAGAGGACTGACTTGGAATACCAGCTGGAGAACATCCAG CTCCACCTGCAGGCTGTATACTCTCATGAGAAGGTGAAAATGGAGGGAACCATCACCCAGCAAACCAAGCTCATCGACTTCCTCCAATCCCAGGCCCACGGAGGctccaagaagaaaaaa GGTCTTTTTGGGCGAAGGCGAGAGGACCTGTTGGCCGCCATGGCTGCTCAGGCCCAGGCGCAGGGCCAGAGTCAGGGTCAAGGTCAGGTCTCCCCCGTGCCCTCCATCCAACCGGTGCCTCTGCAGTACAGCGACATGAAGGCCGCTCTGGATAAAGAGCGCGCTCGCTGCTCTGAGCTGGAAGACGCTCTGCAGAAAATGAGAGCAGAGCTGAGATCTCTGAGAGAAGAAG CTCTCCAGTATAAGGATCATGGCAGCACTACGAACCCTGCCGCAGCACGGCAGCAGATCATCATGTCTGCCATGGTGAAGTCTCCTGAGCACCAGCAGGGCCCGACGGGCCTGGCACCCTCCAACTCAGGACGCAGGAAAGACACGCCGACACCCGAGG AGTACAGCCGGCGTCTGAAGGACAGTCAGCGAGAccgagagagggagagagagcggGTGCTGCACCACAACACCCCCCACCGGTTCACAGTGGGGCTCAACATGAGGGCCGCCAAGTGCACTGTGTGCCTGGATACTGTTCACTTTGGCCGCCAAGCAGCGACTTGCCTGG AATGCCACGCTCTGTGCCATCCGAAGTGCTCAGCCTGCCTTCCAGCCACCTGCGGCATGTCCAGCGACTGCTCTCTGCACCTGTCTGAGGGCCTGTGTCGAGACAAAGGCAGCTCTCCAGGCCAGCAGATCAAAGAAGCCGGTGGCCACATGCACCTGGAGGGGTGGATGAAGCAGCCCAG AAACGGGAAGCGGGGTCAGGGCTGGGAGAGAAAATATGTGGTGCTGGACGGCACTAAAGTTTCCATCTACGAGATCGAGCCAAGAGAAG ACGCTGTGAAGCCTCTGGAGGAGTTTGACTTGTGTCTGTCAGAGGGAGAGGTGATGATTCATGGAGCAGTCGGAGCCTCTGAGCTGCCAAACACCGCCAAGTCTG ATGTTGCCTACGTCCTGAAGCTGGAGTCCCGCTGCCATACGCCGTGCTGGCCTGGACAGGCTGTCTACTTTATGGCCCCCAGTTTCCCTGACAAGCAGCGCTGGGTGGCCGTGATGGAGTCGGCGGTGGCCGGGGGGCGCGGCGCGCGGGAGAAGGCGGAGGCCGATGCA AAGCTGCTTGGAAACTCTCTGCTGAAGCTGGAGGGCGACGACAGACTGGATATTAACTGTACTCTTCCTCTAACGGATCAG ATTGTCCTGGTGGGATCTGAGGAGGGGCTGTACGCTCTGAACGTCATCAAGAACTCGCTGACTCACATCCCGGGCCTGGGATCCGTTTTTCAGATCCAGATCATCAAAGAGCAGGAGAAACTCCTGATGATTGTTG GCGATGAGAGAGCTCTGTGTCTGGTGGAGATTAAGAGAGTGAAGCAGTCTCTGGCCCAGTCCCACCTGCCCAGCCAGACTGAACTTGCTCCCTACATCTTTGAGACGGTGAAAGGCTGCCATCTGTTTGCTTCTGGCAGA GTTGACAACGGGCCGTGTATATGCGCCGCGATGCCAAACAAGATCACCATATTGCGCTACAACGACAATCTCAACAAATACTGCATCCGCAAG GAAATTGAAACTCTGGAGCCGTGCAGCTGCATCCATCTGACCAGCTACAGCATCATCATCGGCACCAACAAGTTCTACGAGATCGAGATGAAGCAGTATGTGCTTGAGG AGTTCCTGGACAAGAACGACGTGTCGCTGGCCTCGGCCGTGTTTGCAGCCTCTTCTCACAGCTTCCCCATCGCCATCTTACAGGTGGCCAGCAGCATGCAGAAGGAGGAATACCTTCTCTGTTTCCATG AGTTTGGTTTCTTTGTGGATTCGTACGGACGAAGAAGTCGGACCGATGAAATCAAGTGGAGCCGCGTGCCTCTGTCTTTTG CCTACAGGGAACCCTACCTGTTTGTCACCTACTTCAACTCCCTAGATGTGATTGAAGTCCAGGGACACGCAGCAGTGTG CCCCGCGGTGCTGGCCCACCTGGACATTCCCAACCCGCGCTACCTTGGCCCAGCCATCTCCTCCGGAGCCGTTTACCTGGCCTCCTCCTACCAGAGCAAGCTGCGGGTCATCTGCTGCAAGGGAAGCCTGATCAGAGAGTCTGGAGAGCTGCAGAGGACCGGCTCCAGCAGAGG CAGCCCCAGTAAGCGAGGCCCCCCCACCTACACGGAGCACATCACCAAACGCTTGACTTCGGGCCCCGGCAGCCATGACGGTTTGCACCGGGAGCCGAGCACCCCGCACCGTTACCGGGAGGGTCGCACAGAGTTCAGAAGAGACAAGTCTCCTGCTCATCCCCTGGACAGAGAGAAGTCCCCCGGCAGGGTGCTGGACAGTCGCAGGGAGCGGTCTCCTGGGAGATTTGGGGACAGCACTCGACTCCATGCCGGGTCCGTCCGGACCCAGCTAGCCCCCGTTAACAAG GTCTGGGATCAGTCATCAGTGTGA
- the LOC122828829 gene encoding citron Rho-interacting kinase isoform X1: MSQVEQEISLVQRKMSDLESVLQQKDIELKASETQRTILEQDLATYITECSSLKRSLEQARMEVTQEDDKALQLLHDIREQSNKLQEIKEQEYQAQVEEMRVSIRQLEEDLSAARRRSDLYEAELKESRQANEELKRKAADHQHRIQKAKEQGKAEVEETITKLEKASAEQQVKIQDLQEKLAKTSKASAEATDHLQSMKMAKERLERDLERLQNKEDSSDSLRRRLRETEDGRKTLENQVKRLEIVERRETKLKDELQSKSQQIQQMAEKILELEENLRETQSTAQRLETHLKQKEKLYEDKIKVLEAQMKADMADKEMLESSQSKYEEEVREKCSIISEQKATINAMDSKMNSLEQRIAELSEANKLAANSSIYTQKNMKAQEEMISELRQQKFYLESQAGKLEAQNAKLEEHLEKMSQQEQSNKSRVLELETRLREIGLENEEQKLEIKRQVTELTLSLQERESQITNLQAARHALESQLQQAKTELEETTAEAEEEITVLRAHRDEIQRKYDALRDSCAVITDLEEQLTTLTQENSELNRQNFYLSKQLDEASDEREDRLQLSQDVDRLRHEVADREMHLNNQKQNLETLKTTCTMLEEQVVELESLNDELLEKERQWEAWRATLEDEKSQAERRTREVQRLLDTEKQNRLRTEQRCSESRQAVEQAVKEHKAEILALQQALKDQKLKAESLADTLNDLEKKHSMLEMNARSLQQKLESERDVKQRLLEEQEKLQQQLDAQKTHIFRLTQGLQEALDQTDLLKTERTDLEYQLENIQLHLQAVYSHEKVKMEGTITQQTKLIDFLQSQAHGGSKKKKGLFGRRREDLLAAMAAQAQAQGQSQGQGQVSPVPSIQPVPLQYSDMKAALDKERARCSELEDALQKMRAELRSLREEALQYKDHGSTTNPAAARQQIIMSAMVKSPEHQQGPTGLAPSNSGRRKDTPTPEERRRVTFEKYSRRLKDSQRDRERERERVLHHNTPHRFTVGLNMRAAKCTVCLDTVHFGRQAATCLECHALCHPKCSACLPATCGMSSDCSLHLSEGLCRDKGSSPGQQIKEAGGHMHLEGWMKQPRNGKRGQGWERKYVVLDGTKVSIYEIEPREDAVKPLEEFDLCLSEGEVMIHGAVGASELPNTAKSDVAYVLKLESRCHTPCWPGQAVYFMAPSFPDKQRWVAVMESAVAGGRGAREKAEADAKLLGNSLLKLEGDDRLDINCTLPLTDQIVLVGSEEGLYALNVIKNSLTHIPGLGSVFQIQIIKEQEKLLMIVGDERALCLVEIKRVKQSLAQSHLPSQTELAPYIFETVKGCHLFASGRVDNGPCICAAMPNKITILRYNDNLNKYCIRKEIETLEPCSCIHLTSYSIIIGTNKFYEIEMKQYVLEEFLDKNDVSLASAVFAASSHSFPIAILQVASSMQKEEYLLCFHEFGFFVDSYGRRSRTDEIKWSRVPLSFAYREPYLFVTYFNSLDVIEVQGHAAVCPAVLAHLDIPNPRYLGPAISSGAVYLASSYQSKLRVICCKGSLIRESGELQRTGSSRGSPSKRGPPTYTEHITKRLTSGPGSHDGLHREPSTPHRYREGRTEFRRDKSPAHPLDREKSPGRVLDSRRERSPGRFGDSTRLHAGSVRTQLAPVNKVWDQSSV, from the exons GAGTACCAGGCTCAAGTAGAGGAGATGCGGGTTTCTATTAGGCAGCTGGAGGAGGACCTCTCTGCCGCCCGTCGCCGTAGCGACCTGTATGAAGCAGAGCTGAAGGAGTCTCGACAAGCCAATGAGGAACTGAAGAGGAAGGCTGCAGACCATCAGCACAGGATTCAAAAG GCCAAAGAGCAGGGCAAAGCAGAGGTAGAGGAAACAATCACCAAACTGGAAAAG GCGAGTGCTGAGCAGCAGGTGAAGATCCAGGATCTGCAAGAGAAGCTTGCGAAg acaTCAAAGGCCAGTGCTGAGGCCACAGACCATCTTCAGAGCATGAAAATGGCCAAAGAGCGCCTGGAGCGGGACCTGGAGAGGCTGCAGAACAAGGAGGACTCCAGTGACAGCCTGCGCAGACGTCTCCGTGAGACAGAG GATGGAAGAAAGACTCTCGAGAATCAAGTGAAAAGGTTGGAGATTGTTGAGCGCCGTGAGACGAAACTGAAAGATGAACTTCAGAGCAAATCCCAGCAGATTCAGCAGATGGCAGAAAAGATTCTG GAGTTGGAGGAGAATCTGCGAGAGACCCAGTCGACTGCCCAACGGCTGGAAACCCAtctgaaacagaaggaaaagctctatgaagacaaaataaag GTGCTGGAGGCTCAGATGAAGGCGGACATGGCTGATAAGGAGATGCTGGAGTCCAGTCAGAGCAAATATGAGGAGGAGGTGCGGGAGAAGTGCAGCAtcatcagtgaacagaaggcG acCATTAATGCGATGGACTCAAAGATGAACAGCCTGGAGCAGAGAATTGCAGAGCTGTCAGAGGCTAATAAACTGGCAGCCAACAGCAGCATCTACACCCAGAAAAATAT GAAAGCCCAGGAAGAGATGATCTCGGAGCTTCGGCAGCAGAAGTTTTACCTGGAGTCTCAGGCCGGGAAGTTGGAAGCCCAGAACGCCAAACTGGAGGAGCATCTGGAGAAAATGAGTCAGCAGGAGCAGAGCAACAAGAGCCGCGTGCTGGAGCTGGAGACTCGGCTCCGGGAG ATCGGACTGGAGAACGAGGAGCAAAAGCTGGAAATAAAGCGCCAGGTGACAGAGTTGACCCTGTCGCTGCAAGAGCGGGAATCTCAAATTACCAACCTCCAGGCGGCTCGTCACGCTCTGGAGAGCCAACTGCAGCAGGCCAAGACCGAGCTGGAGGAGACCACTGCAGAGGCCGAGGAGGAGATCACTGTTCTCAGA GCACACAGAGATGAGATACAACGCAAGTACGATGCCTTGAGAGACAGCTGTGCA GTGATCACTGATCTTGAGGAGCAGCTAACCACTCTCACTCAGGAGAACTCTGAGCTGAACCGCCAGAACTTTTACCTGTCCAAGCAGCTGGACGAGGCCTCTGACGAGCGGGAGGACCGGCTGCAGCTCAGCCAGGATGTGGACAGGCTGCGGCATGAGGTGGCTGACCGTGAAATGCACCTCAACAACCAGAAGCAG aacctggagacTCTGAAGACCACGTGCACCATGCTGGAGGAGCAGGTTGTGGAGCTGGAGAGCCTGAACGATGAGCTACTGGAGAAGGAGCGGCAGTGGGAAGCCTGGAGGGCCACGCTGGAGGACGAGAAGAGCCAGGCTGAGAGGAGGACCAGGGAGGTCCAGAGGCTGCTGGATACCGAGAAACAGAACAG GCTGCGTACAGAGCAGCGCTGCTCTGAGTCTCGTCAGGCTGTGGAGCAAGCCGTGAAAGAGCACAAAGCTGAGATCTTGGCCCTGCAACAAGCCCTGAAAGACCAGAAACTCAAAGCCGAGAGCCTTGCAGACACG TTAAATGATTTGGAAAAGAAGCACTCTATGCTGGAGATGAACGCCCGGAGTTTGCAACAGAAGCTGGAGAGTGAGAGGGACGTGAAGCAGAGGCTGCTGGAGGAG CAAGAGAAActacagcagcagctggacgcCCAGAAGACCCACATATTCCGCCTGACCCAGGGGCTGCAGGAGGCTTTGGACCAGACCGATTTACTCAAAACAGAGAGGACTGACTTGGAATACCAGCTGGAGAACATCCAG CTCCACCTGCAGGCTGTATACTCTCATGAGAAGGTGAAAATGGAGGGAACCATCACCCAGCAAACCAAGCTCATCGACTTCCTCCAATCCCAGGCCCACGGAGGctccaagaagaaaaaa GGTCTTTTTGGGCGAAGGCGAGAGGACCTGTTGGCCGCCATGGCTGCTCAGGCCCAGGCGCAGGGCCAGAGTCAGGGTCAAGGTCAGGTCTCCCCCGTGCCCTCCATCCAACCGGTGCCTCTGCAGTACAGCGACATGAAGGCCGCTCTGGATAAAGAGCGCGCTCGCTGCTCTGAGCTGGAAGACGCTCTGCAGAAAATGAGAGCAGAGCTGAGATCTCTGAGAGAAGAAG CTCTCCAGTATAAGGATCATGGCAGCACTACGAACCCTGCCGCAGCACGGCAGCAGATCATCATGTCTGCCATGGTGAAGTCTCCTGAGCACCAGCAGGGCCCGACGGGCCTGGCACCCTCCAACTCAGGACGCAGGAAAGACACGCCGACACCCGAGG AGAGAAGGAGGGTCACATTTGAAA AGTACAGCCGGCGTCTGAAGGACAGTCAGCGAGAccgagagagggagagagagcggGTGCTGCACCACAACACCCCCCACCGGTTCACAGTGGGGCTCAACATGAGGGCCGCCAAGTGCACTGTGTGCCTGGATACTGTTCACTTTGGCCGCCAAGCAGCGACTTGCCTGG AATGCCACGCTCTGTGCCATCCGAAGTGCTCAGCCTGCCTTCCAGCCACCTGCGGCATGTCCAGCGACTGCTCTCTGCACCTGTCTGAGGGCCTGTGTCGAGACAAAGGCAGCTCTCCAGGCCAGCAGATCAAAGAAGCCGGTGGCCACATGCACCTGGAGGGGTGGATGAAGCAGCCCAG AAACGGGAAGCGGGGTCAGGGCTGGGAGAGAAAATATGTGGTGCTGGACGGCACTAAAGTTTCCATCTACGAGATCGAGCCAAGAGAAG ACGCTGTGAAGCCTCTGGAGGAGTTTGACTTGTGTCTGTCAGAGGGAGAGGTGATGATTCATGGAGCAGTCGGAGCCTCTGAGCTGCCAAACACCGCCAAGTCTG ATGTTGCCTACGTCCTGAAGCTGGAGTCCCGCTGCCATACGCCGTGCTGGCCTGGACAGGCTGTCTACTTTATGGCCCCCAGTTTCCCTGACAAGCAGCGCTGGGTGGCCGTGATGGAGTCGGCGGTGGCCGGGGGGCGCGGCGCGCGGGAGAAGGCGGAGGCCGATGCA AAGCTGCTTGGAAACTCTCTGCTGAAGCTGGAGGGCGACGACAGACTGGATATTAACTGTACTCTTCCTCTAACGGATCAG ATTGTCCTGGTGGGATCTGAGGAGGGGCTGTACGCTCTGAACGTCATCAAGAACTCGCTGACTCACATCCCGGGCCTGGGATCCGTTTTTCAGATCCAGATCATCAAAGAGCAGGAGAAACTCCTGATGATTGTTG GCGATGAGAGAGCTCTGTGTCTGGTGGAGATTAAGAGAGTGAAGCAGTCTCTGGCCCAGTCCCACCTGCCCAGCCAGACTGAACTTGCTCCCTACATCTTTGAGACGGTGAAAGGCTGCCATCTGTTTGCTTCTGGCAGA GTTGACAACGGGCCGTGTATATGCGCCGCGATGCCAAACAAGATCACCATATTGCGCTACAACGACAATCTCAACAAATACTGCATCCGCAAG GAAATTGAAACTCTGGAGCCGTGCAGCTGCATCCATCTGACCAGCTACAGCATCATCATCGGCACCAACAAGTTCTACGAGATCGAGATGAAGCAGTATGTGCTTGAGG AGTTCCTGGACAAGAACGACGTGTCGCTGGCCTCGGCCGTGTTTGCAGCCTCTTCTCACAGCTTCCCCATCGCCATCTTACAGGTGGCCAGCAGCATGCAGAAGGAGGAATACCTTCTCTGTTTCCATG AGTTTGGTTTCTTTGTGGATTCGTACGGACGAAGAAGTCGGACCGATGAAATCAAGTGGAGCCGCGTGCCTCTGTCTTTTG CCTACAGGGAACCCTACCTGTTTGTCACCTACTTCAACTCCCTAGATGTGATTGAAGTCCAGGGACACGCAGCAGTGTG CCCCGCGGTGCTGGCCCACCTGGACATTCCCAACCCGCGCTACCTTGGCCCAGCCATCTCCTCCGGAGCCGTTTACCTGGCCTCCTCCTACCAGAGCAAGCTGCGGGTCATCTGCTGCAAGGGAAGCCTGATCAGAGAGTCTGGAGAGCTGCAGAGGACCGGCTCCAGCAGAGG CAGCCCCAGTAAGCGAGGCCCCCCCACCTACACGGAGCACATCACCAAACGCTTGACTTCGGGCCCCGGCAGCCATGACGGTTTGCACCGGGAGCCGAGCACCCCGCACCGTTACCGGGAGGGTCGCACAGAGTTCAGAAGAGACAAGTCTCCTGCTCATCCCCTGGACAGAGAGAAGTCCCCCGGCAGGGTGCTGGACAGTCGCAGGGAGCGGTCTCCTGGGAGATTTGGGGACAGCACTCGACTCCATGCCGGGTCCGTCCGGACCCAGCTAGCCCCCGTTAACAAG GTCTGGGATCAGTCATCAGTGTGA